GCGCGACGCGGAAAAACCATGGAGCACACGCGTCCTCCTGGAACGGGACGAACCTCGAGGGCATGCCCGCGCCGGACGGCGAATACCAGGTGCACGTCGAGTTCACGGAGTGGAACTCCTCGAGCAAGAGCGAGCCGGACGGGCCGACGGTGTCCATTCCCTTCACCCGTGGTTCGGCGCCGCTGGATTTCGTCCCGCCCGACACGACGGGCTTCACCACCATGCGCCTGGTGTACGAACCGTGAAGCTCCAAAAATGGGTGGGCCGCGGCGCCGCGGCCGTCGCGACGTGGGCCGTTTGCACGTGGGCCGGGCCGTCGGAGGCCGCAGAGGCGCGGATCGAGGCGCCGTCGTCCCGCGTGACGAATCTCTTCTCCCTTTCGCTCGCGCAGGACCTGGGGCTACACGTAGGGACGAACCCGTGCGCGATGCGAAACCAGATCGAGGGCGGCTTCGCGTGTTTTCGGGCGTCGGGGACGCAGTACCACGGCGCGCCGCTGCCCGACCCGGCGGGAGACATTCGCGCATTTCCCGGGCTCGCGACGACGCGGCTCCTGGGCGGCTACGATCGGATTCTCTCCGGCAACGTCACGCTCGGGATACGCCTCGGATGGGTGCTACGGGGAGGTGGACCGCGGCCGGACGGCGCCGAAGGCCCGAGCTTCTTGCCCTTCCACGGCGAAGCGCGCGTCGGTTATACCTTCGGCAGAGACCCCTTCCAGCACGAGGGGCTACGCTTCTTGTTGTTCACCTGCGGAGGGATCGCGCAGGTCGACACCAAATATCGCCTCGTCGTCACGGAGGACCTTCAGAAGCCGCCGCCGGCAGGCCAGCTCGACAACCCGCCGGTGCAGGAGCTCGCCGTGTACCGGAAATCAGGTACGGCCTTCTTCGGGGGTGGAGCTTCCCTCGCTTATGCCATTTCGCGGCGGTTCGGGGTCTCGGTGGGGGCCAAGGTGATGCGGATGTTCCCCTCGAACGGGACCGCCGTCTCCCTGGAGCTCGGGGGCACGGCGGCGTTTTGAGCTCACGACCTCATTCGAAGGAAGCCTGCGCGGACAGGGCCGAGAAGAACCCGATGCGACGCGACACGTACAGGGCGTCGAGGAAAGAAGTGTACGTGCCGTCCACCTGGAGGCTCATCAAAAAGCGGGAAGAGAGCTCCACGGAGATCCCGCCGCCTCCGGTCAGCGTATAGAGAGGGCCGAGCTCACGATCACCCGTGCGAATCACGGGGACATCGAGGGTGCCCGGCTCGGGGCCCTGCACCTCGTAGGCGCGACGCCAGAACGTGGCTCCGGACTGCACGTGCACCCGCGCGTGGGGCCAGATCGTCACCCGCCGGCCGACGTCGAGCATGTACCTCGCGTCCGTCGTGCTCGCTTTCAGGCCCCAGGAATCCGTGTACAACCGCTCCTCCAGGCGAAGCGTGGCCCCGCTGAACCGGTGCGAAATACGCGCCGCGAGGGCATGACGATCGCGGAGCCGTGGGAGCTCCTCCAGCGGGCGCGCGTCGAGGCGCATGGCATTCACCTGCTCGACGCTGGCGCCCGGGGGGACGAGACCCGCCGTGCCGACCTCGAAGAGCGGGACGTACCGATAAGGTTTGCTCTGGTTGCCGCGCTCGAGGATCCCGTCGATCTGGACGGTGACGAGCGTCGAGCGACCGAGGACGATCGACGCCCCTCCCGTCAGGCTGTGCGTGTGCAGCTTGCGCTGGAAGACCTCGAAAGGCGTACCCGCGCGACCTGCGGTGTCATTTCGATAGGAATACCCGAGGAACAGGGTGACGTTTTTCTGGGCCAGATCCAGCGTGCCGCGGACGCCACCCGAGAGGGAGAGGTAATCGGGCTCGGAGGAGAAGGATACGTCGGCGGAGGCGCCGAGGTCGTTCGAGCGAAACGCCCCGCCGACCGATCCCGCGTGGCGCGTCTCCTGGAAGGGGGGCGAGGCGCTGGCGACGATATCGGGGGACGCCGCCGTGACGACGTCCACGAGGTAATGGCCGGAGACGGACCAGCCAGCGAGCGGATTCTCCACGGTCCCGGCGATGGCCGGGGTGAAGACGTCGACGTGATTGTCGTCGGTATAGATGGACGTCTCGGCGTTCACCTTGGCCGAGAGGGCGGGAGGCTCCGCGGCCGATAACGATCGGGCGAGGGCCACGAGCAGAAACGCGCTCGTGACGCTGGAGGAAAGGCGCACCTGGCTCATGTGCCCTCGTTTGCGCGCAGCAGGTTCTCGCCGTCAGGTCTCGTCGTCTTCGTCCTCGTCGTCGTCCTCGTCTTCGTCCTCGTCGTCCTCGTCGTCCTCGTCGTCCTCGTCCTCGTAATCGTCCTCGTCCTCCTCCTCCTCCTCGTCCTCGTCCTCGTAATCGTCGTCCTCGTCGTCCTCGTCGTCCTCGTCGTCCTCGTAATCGTCGTCGTCGTGATCGTCGTCGTCGTCGTCGCTCGGCTCGGTCGGGCTTGGACTCATGCCGCCCAGACCACCGCCACCTTCTTCGGTGGGTGCATCCGGGCTGCGGAACGTACGCTGCTCGTCATGAGGGCCCTCCATCGCGGCACATGCAGGCACGAGGACGAGGAGGAGCGCCAGCGCGGCGAGCGTCCAGCGGTCGATGTAGAGGGTTCGATCGTTCATAAAAACTCCTTTAGATCTGCCTTTCAAGCGACCCACGAGGGGCCCGTCAGTGCTGGTGATGCCCGACCGGCGCGTCGACCTGGATATCGGCCATCATGCCTTTTTCGCTGTGCTCGGAGATGTGGCAGTGGACCATCCAGCGCCCGGGATTCTCGAAATACGAGAGAATGGTCGCGCTCTCGTTGCCGCGCACGTGCACGGTGTCCCGCAGGCCGGGCTCGAAGACGGGCGCTCCGCCACGCGCGACGACCTGGAAGAACTGACCGTGGATATGGAAAGGATGCGCAGGGCTCACGTTGCTCGTCAACGTGATCGCCACGGGGACGTTCGGCTTGAAGGTGTGCAAGAGGACGTGCTCGTGGCCCTCGCCCACATACGCAGGCACACCATTGATGGTGAACTGGACCTCGTTGTCCACCACGCCGCCCGAGAGCTTCCATTGCAGCGTCTCGGCCGGCTCTACGTCGACCCGGGGGAGCTCGACGAGCGGATAGATCGGCTCCTCCGCCTTCACCTCGCCCTCGACGGTCGCGCGGGCGTACGCGATGGGCTGTTCGACCACCTGGTTGTTCTCGTCGAGGACCTGGATCAGCGCCTCGAGCACGACCTCGGTCGCGTCCGCGTGGGGCCGCACCTCGAAATCGTATCGCTGGCCGGGCGCGATATCGACACGCTCGAGCGTGAACGGCTGCGGCAAGAGGCCGCCGTCGGTGGCGATGACGCGGACGTCGGCGCCCCGGATCCGCAATCCGTGGGCGAGCGCGTTCGTCGCCTGCACGAAGCGCCACCGCTCGATGGCGCCGCGCGGGATCGAGAACGTGAACGGCTGGCCCGTCTCCCCGTTGACCACATTGCCGTTGACGAGCAGCGTATTGCCGACGCGCCCCGCGCCGATATCGGGGCCGCTCTCCTGGAACGCCGAGACCTGATTGTTCGCG
The window above is part of the Polyangium spumosum genome. Proteins encoded here:
- a CDS encoding DUF3570 domain-containing protein encodes the protein MSQVRLSSSVTSAFLLVALARSLSAAEPPALSAKVNAETSIYTDDNHVDVFTPAIAGTVENPLAGWSVSGHYLVDVVTAASPDIVASASPPFQETRHAGSVGGAFRSNDLGASADVSFSSEPDYLSLSGGVRGTLDLAQKNVTLFLGYSYRNDTAGRAGTPFEVFQRKLHTHSLTGGASIVLGRSTLVTVQIDGILERGNQSKPYRYVPLFEVGTAGLVPPGASVEQVNAMRLDARPLEELPRLRDRHALAARISHRFSGATLRLEERLYTDSWGLKASTTDARYMLDVGRRVTIWPHARVHVQSGATFWRRAYEVQGPEPGTLDVPVIRTGDRELGPLYTLTGGGGISVELSSRFLMSLQVDGTYTSFLDALYVSRRIGFFSALSAQASFE
- a CDS encoding multicopper oxidase family protein; translated protein: MRMYLFLLLLTGVLSGCGNDDAATTTAAGGGVPPEVLPPLPPIEGLTPFVDLNLDPRIVEVDLVARKNQVALRPGIATRLLNYNDQFPGPLLHARVGDRVIVHFKNELDESTVVHWHGLRISDAMDGSPMIQAPVEPGASFTYDFIVPDAGTYWYHTHLHQIEQFERGLYGAIVVHEREFPTFSAERLFVADDIRLGANNQVSAFQESGPDIGAGRVGNTLLVNGNVVNGETGQPFTFSIPRGAIERWRFVQATNALAHGLRIRGADVRVIATDGGLLPQPFTLERVDIAPGQRYDFEVRPHADATEVVLEALIQVLDENNQVVEQPIAYARATVEGEVKAEEPIYPLVELPRVDVEPAETLQWKLSGGVVDNEVQFTINGVPAYVGEGHEHVLLHTFKPNVPVAITLTSNVSPAHPFHIHGQFFQVVARGGAPVFEPGLRDTVHVRGNESATILSYFENPGRWMVHCHISEHSEKGMMADIQVDAPVGHHQH